In the genome of Acaryochloris sp. CCMEE 5410, the window CCCATGGCTCGATTTGTGGGCGGTACCGTTAATGACCAAGGAGACTTAGTGGAGCTGGGACTTTGGGAAAAGGAAGAACGCCAACATTCCCCCGCACTACAGCGGTTATATACCCAACTGTCTGGGTTAAAGCTAATGCCTTTGCCCCACGATCCCAAACCTTATGAGCCCACGGATAATCTCCATCAAGATCTGTTCGAGCATGGTCTCCATCGCGTGGCGACGGAATATGGGGCTACTTGCCTGTATGTGTGGTTAATGGCGCATTCAACGGGGCCATTGCATCAGGTGTTAGCTGAGCTATTGATTGACGAAATTAACCATATGACCAAATTTTGGGGATTTGGGCGCTGGGCTTATCCTCACACCTCAATGTTTAAGATTCTGGTGACTTTACTCTGCCCCCAGTCGAGAACAACGAAACAAAAACCTAGTAGTTTTAGTCGTACCCTGAAACGGATGATGCAAGTACTCCACTGGGAAGCCTGGTCTTTACCCAATAAGTTATCCCTTTTATGGACCTTTGTTTATGTTTTATGGCATCTGTGGCGATGGAGTCGCTCTTTGAACCCAGACCAGCTTAATCGCTGGTTTGGGCAGTCCCCAGAAACTCCTTGTCCTTCCACTGGCATTTAGTTCTAGCCATGCTCTTCAGGTCTCTACTCGGTCGTCTCTTTCTTTGTTTACGCCATTAGACCTTGACAATCCTGGTCAGAGATTGTTAGACCAAACTACTGACCGGGGAATTATTACGAACAGAGAATAACTTCCTCTGACTTGTATGGGCTCCTGATTTAACCAATTGATGTCACTGACACCTGCTGTATTAATGAACAACTTCGATTACGTTACTCGCCCTACAGATTTAGATCCTGATTGTTTACCCCAACATGTTGCCGTCATTATGGATGGCAACGGTCGCTGGGCCAAACGCCAAGGGTTTCCCCGGATTGCGGGTCATCGCCAAGGGGCACGGACTCTCAAAGATTTAGTGCGCTGCTGCAAAGACTGGGGCATTCCCACCCTGACGGCCTATGCCTTTTCGACAGAAAATTGGCGTCGCCCCCTAGAGGAAGTCGACTTTCTTTTGGTCTTGTTTGAGCGCCTCCTTCGTCAGGAACTGGCTGAAATGGATCGTGAAGGGGTGCGAATTTCCTTTATCGGCGATTTGTCTCCCCTACCCTCTTCTCTGCGGAAGGAAATCGATCGAGCGGTTTTAGCAACGGCCAATAACCGGGCTGTTCATTTCAATGTGGCGGTGAATTATGGCAGTCGAGCCGAACTGACCCAAGCCTGTCGTCAAATTGCGGAGCAGGTTCAGCTGGGTAATATTGAGCCAGGGGCGGTGGACGAGCAACTGATTGAGCAATATCTCTACACCGCTGGCACCCCTGACCCTGACCTGTTGATTCGCAGCAGTGGCGAACTCCGCTTAAGTAACTACCTGCTGTGGCAGCTAGCCTATACAGAGTTTTATTTTACAGATGTGTTCTGGCCTGATTTCGACCGGGCGGTTTTTCATGAGGCGTTGCAGCACTACCAGATGCGCGATCGCAGATTTGGAACGGTTAAACTCAAACAGCCCTGCGCAGGTTAAGTCTTTCCGTCAACATCTGAAATGGAAGGTGGCCACTGGTCAATAGACTTGAGTCTAGAGTCGTCCCTTCCGACGTCTTAAGGTATTGAACTCATCATCGAGACTGTCATGCTTCTGGGTATCGCCTCCAGTTACTCTCAGGAAGCCAAAGTACATGACCCCTGTCAATCCCAGTAGTAAGAAGACGAGATACTGAAACGGAATAAACGAGAAAATCACGATTCGCGTGGACTTTAACATCCATGCGAGGCCTAGATATCCGGCTGCGATTAAGGCGATGCCCTGCACCATCCGCGCCACAGGCACCTGACTCAAAGGAAGACGTTGCTTAGTGACCCAAAATGAAATGCCCACGTAGTAACAAGGGGCCAGCATTAACAAAATGTCTGCTTCCTTCATTACCCGCGCCCAACCGCCGTTGTTGGTGGCGAACAACAGGTAGCCAACTGCTAAAACCAAGCTTAAGAGGGCCATCCCCAAATTAAAGCTCAAGACAAAGGGTTCCTCTTTCTGTCCTGGGATCACTACACAGATTGCCAGCGCCACCCATGGCGCAAACAACATAATCCCCAAGAGCAACGGTTTGTACTGAGTTAAAAGTGAAAACAGGTCTTGAAAGGTCATGTCCTTCCTTGTGTGATGGAGCCTCCACCCCCAGTGTGCCCAATCACAGAAAGGGAATGATGAGCAGCTTATTTCCCAGATTCAAAATGAATGCTATCGGCATATAAATTGAAAGCTAACGCTTAAATTTCTTCTTGGGTTTCGCTGCTTTCTGCACCCGCCAAGACGTTTCGGTACCCATTTGGCCGACTTTAGTGAACACAAACCCATATCGCTCAAACTTAGGATACTTGCCCACGGAACGTCGAGAAAGACCGAGGGCCATAGATAAATCGGAAGTGGGTAACAACCACTCATGGGTTGCCGCCTTCTCCAATAGATCTAGACGATTAAGCAGCATTTTCAGGGGGTCAGGTCGAGTGGAAAAAGCGTCTAAAAACGTAGCAAAATTCGTATTCTGAGCCATAGGAGCGGTTCCGTCGTCGGCAGCAACGGTCAAGGCACCAGCCCCCACCGATGAGGGCTGTTCCGTAAAATCATGAATGGTTCCGCCTGCTTCAATGTGATCGCCGAGGGCATCTAATCGCACGACATCAGCAGGCGTAATAAAGGCCCGCCGTCCCACTTTGGTGGGTTGTAATTCCAATGCCGACAGACGATTGTAGAGGGCTGATCGCTTAATGTTATAGCGCTCTTGTAGCTGGCTGACCGGAATGAGTTCAGCAGAATCTTTAGCCATGATGTCTGAAAAACGTTGAGGAACCTTGTTAGCTTAGAATACTCAAAATTGAGGGCTATGCTAAGGGACCGTTGTTTTCCGTTACATCCAAGCTCTCTTTAATCCGGGATAAAGACCTCTGCCAAGAAAGGAGCCAATTCCTTATTGAGGCGACCTGCTCGGACAAACTCAGCATAGGTATCTGCCTCAATGGCCAGTAATTCTTCTTTCAGTTGTTCTGCCGTAAATTCCTTTAGTTCAGGATATTTTTTTTGCATGTCGTCCAATTCAGACTCCAGTTTGGCCAACTGTCCCTCGACTAAGGCTGTCTGATACCGATAGAACTCAGGTTCAATCCCCGGTCTAGCGTCCCCTTTCTCTAGATAATCTAAAACGCGGGAGAGGGCTGCTCGGCGAGCAGTCGCAGCCAGATAATCCTGTTGTTGGGTCTGATCGCTAATTAATCCCAGTCCTTGGAGAAGAAACTTCGTCGTGAGTCCTTGCACCAACAAGGTGAATAACACGACTCCAAATACCGTGGCAATAATCTCTTCTCGTTCCCCTAACACTGCAGGCACACTTAAGGCCAGAGCAATGGATACAGACCCTCGCAGGCCGCCCCACCAGAGAACCGTCTGATCTTTAATGGGAATCTCGGACTTTGCGGTGACATTACTAAATAGGCCCAGAACATAAATGGAGATGGCCCGAGTCACCAGCATTCCCAAAATAGTGACGACGATGGTTCTTAAGTTATTCCCTAAGATGGCAAACCGAATCTGATCCCCAATCAGTAAGAACACGATGGAGTTGACAAAGAAAGCGAGAAAATCCCAAAACTCTGTGACAATCAATCGAGTTCTAGGGTTCATGCCAATCCGAGAACCGAAATTACCTAGCACCAAGCCTGTTGTGACTACACCGATGACGCCAGAACCGCCCAAGTCTTCCGTTAGCAGATAGGTGCCATAGGCTGATACGAGAGTTAGGGACTGCTCCACTAGGGGGAGATCAAACCGTTGGGTAAGGTAGGAAATGCCAAACCCAATTAGAGAACCAACGCCAATACCAATACCAATGACCGCCAGTAGTTGTCCCAACACCTGAGATGGCTCAAAGGTACTGACTCCCAAGGGCAAACCCACCAGAAAGCTAAAGGCCACAACCGCCATACCATCGTTAAAAAGGCTTTCCCCTTCCATCAGGGTTTTAAGGCGTTTGCCTGCCCCCAATTCTCGAAATAGGGCAATCACGGAAACGGGATCGGTGGCTGATAAGCTGGCTCCGATTAACAATGCTGTGGTAAGGGAAATCCCGGCAAATTTGTTTAAGCCAAAGGCAACACCACCAATCGTGATCACCACGCCAAAAACGGCATAGAGACAGATAGGGAAAAGATCTTTTTTGAGGTCGGACCATTTCAGATTCCAGGCGGCTTCAAATAGCAGCGGCGGTAAAAAGATGGCCAGAATCAGCTCTGGGGATAAATCCACTAAGCGGACATCCACAAAAGCTAAACACAAGCCCACGATCACGAGCAGTAGTGTGTAAGGAATCTGCCGAAACCAGCTAAATACCTGGGGTAGCGTAGCAACACTCAACGAGACGGACAATACCAGCAAAAATTGTTTGAGATTATTTGCGATCGCATCTTCTGCTTCCATCGCCATCTCAGCCACAATCGGATTGCTCAACAGCATTCAGTACTATTCCCCACAAACATTTGCTTTGGCTAAGGACAACAGCACAAATAAGCCATTAGCCCCTTATAGGCTACCCTGTTCAGGCCAAAATCTTGACGTCACATTCTGGTAGTCTCACCATAAATGTGCTGCCTGGTGTTGCTCCCATCAGCGAATCGGGCTGATCAATGCGTGGACTAAAGGCTTGAATATCGCCCTGCATTTGTTCCATTAACGTTCTGGCAATGGCTAAGCCTAACCCAGTTCCTGGAATATCAGTTTGGGCCTGCACACCCCGATATTGCCGCTCAAAAACCCGTGTTAAATCAGCCTGAGGAATGCCGGGGCCGCTATCGCTAACCAACAGAAATTGGGCCGGTTGACGGCCCTCAGTCACTTGGCGACAAACCTCTACTTGGACCTCGCCACCAGCTGGAGTATATTTCAACGCGTTATCAAACAAATTGCTACAGACCTCCCGCAATGCGCTCAGATCGGCGTTAATCGGGGGCAAATTACTTGGAATCCTAACCGTGAGCTGTAAGTCCTTTTGCTCTACTCGTCCCACCGCTGATTGGATGAGGGGTTGAAGAATATCTCTAAACTGGCAAGGCTGCAGATGTAGTTCATCTTCCCCTAACGGCAGCGAGGGAGGTAAAGCCGGAGGGGTGGGCTGTGGCGTTGAGCCCCAAGCATCGGTTTCAAATGGCTCAATGGCCGCTTCCCCTATATCAATCGCTCCATCAAACTGGCGGAGCATTTCTTCTAAGCGATCGCTTTGCTCCACAATACTGGCCGCAATTTTGCGATTATTATCATCTTCCCCAAACCGCTTGTGGAGTAGCTTACCTAAGGTTTTTAAGGCAGTGAGGGGATTACGAAACTGATGTAACAGATTCGACAGAGTTTGGTGTTGTTCCGACTGCAATGCTCGCTGCTGATATTGGGCATTCGCGAGCCATTGGGAGCGCTGATCCAGAATACAGGCCAGGGCTAAGGTATCCGCAATCTGCTGCAACTGAGATTGTTCTACCTTGCTCCAAGAACGATGCTCACGGGCAGCGACCAGCAATCCCAACACCATCTCTTCATGAATCAATGGAATGACGACTTGTTGGGCCTGGGATAAGGCCAGGGCTGAAGTGGAGAGCGTATTCTCTGACCAGAATTCTTCCTTGTCTAGCTCAGACAAAATATTAGTTTGGCTAGACGTTAGGGCAGGATTGGGATTCCGTGGCTGTTCAGGGTCGCTCGCAGGCAAACGTAGGGGAGCTGGCTGTAGGTTTTTCCCTGACTCTTCGGGATAGATAACAACGGGAATCAGCTCCCCTTGCTGTTGTGCAGGCAAATCTTTAGACAAGTACACTGCTCCCATGCTGGCCTGAAAGCTTTGCATCAAAAAAGTCACCTGTGTTCGACAGAGATTTGTGAATTCGATGCTAGCGGGCAACAACATAAGACAGGAGCAAACAAGGCTGGAGTGAGAGTCTCATCCTTACACACTCTAATAGATCTCTAGAGACTTGATCAGCTAATTCTAGGATAGGAGGGTTGACATAAAACACATTTTCTTCTCCATTTTATATTCCTAGAACAATACAAGAAAGTTATAAGAAATTCCCTAGCAAGAGCCTGATGATTTCATCAGTCTTTTTACTCAGAATTAGCTGTACTGGCAATAAGAACCTTGTACATGAAGAAGCGAAGTAGGCAGGATGAAATAAGATTCAGGTCCGCCTCAAAAAACGGCTCAAGCCTTCTTTTCTTACGAATCATGGAACCTTGAAGGTATAAGACAGGAAGTCATCAAACTGCTGAGAAAGATTTATTTTTGTTGAGTAACTGCGTATTTTTTAAGAGACATCATGATGTTAAAGTGAGCTTAATCAATATAGAATCACTTCCCTATTCCTAAGCTAATACAGTTACTGATAAACCCTAAAGATGGCTTCTGAATATCGTTTTATTCGCCTTCGCTTTCACCTACTCAGAACTTTATTGGGATTATGGGGACTTTATCTTCTACCGCTGAGGGTAAGAGCACAGACCGCCCCCGTGCCTCCACCCGATTTTAATCGTATAGAGCCAGAGATATTTCCTGAGCCAACACCCCCAAGCAAAAAAAAGTTACCTCCTTCGGAAGACTTGCTGAACGCTCCCCCTCAGCCAACGCCTCAGCCAGAATCCCCTGACAATCCAAACTTTATCCCTGTGACGAGATACCGTGTCACCGGTAACACGGTGCTAAGTGAAGAAGAGATAGAAACAGTTACTAAGCCCTTCACGGGGGATGCGGTTCCTTTCTCTCGATTACTTGAAGCTCGTTCTGCCCTAACTCAGTACTACATCGATCAGGGCTACATCACCTCAGGAGCCTACTTACCCGCAGACCAGGTGATTGAAGATGGGGTAGTGACCTTACAAGTCGTAGAAGGGCGACTGGAAGGGATTGAAGTCTCAGGTAACAAGCATCTGAAGTCCAGTTATGTCAGCAAACGACTCAATCTGGGGGCAGGGCCACCCCTGAATGTGAATGAGCTATTGGGGGCAATGCGGCTGCTTCAGATTGATCCTCTGATTGGCAACCTATCGGCTGAGCTGACTGCAGGCTCGGGGCCAGGCTTGAGCATTCTACAGGTGAAGGTAGAAGAAGCCCCCACCTTTGATGTGCAGTTTGTCTTGGACAATCAGCGTTCTGGTAGTATCGGTAGTTTTCAACGACAAGTGGTCGTCAGCGAGGCCAATCTGTTCGGGTTTGGGGATGGCGTGCGCTTAGGCTATGCCAATACAGACGGTAGCAATGAATTAGATTTTACCTACACCTTTCCCATCAATGCTCGCAATGGCACCATCAGTGCGAGCTTTAGCCAAGTTTGGAGTCGGGTGGTGGAAGAACCCTTCGACCAGTTGGATATTGAAGGGGTATCCCGAGATCTGAGTTTGACCTATCGTCAGCCCGTGATTCAAACACCCCAGAAGGAACTGGCCCTGGGAATTACCTTGGGCCGTCAAGAAAGTGACACCTCGTTATTAGGGATACCGTTTCCGCTGTCACCCGGTGCTGATGCTGAAGGACGCACCGAAATTTCCCAGCTTCGGTTATTCCAGGAGTGGACCCAACGAGGGAATGATTCGGTTTTAGCGTTGCGATCAGAGTTTGGCATTGGTCTAGATGCCTTTGCCACGATTAATCCCAATCCAGTGGCACCTGGTGATCCCAATATCCCTGATGGGTTGTTTTTCCTCTGGCGTGGACAAGCCCAATGGGTGAAGCAATTCGCCCCTGGCAATCTCTTGCTCCTGCGTTCAACGGCTCAATTTGCCGACCGCCCCCTAGTACCTCTGCAACAGTATGGTTTGGGTGGACTCAATAGCGTTCGAGGGTATCCCCAGAATCTCTTGCTGGTTGATAATGGTTTATTTGGTTCTGCCGAGTATCGTTTACCCCTAGCTCGGTTTGGCGATAACCAAGAAGGATTATTGCAGCTTGCCCCATTTTTTGATGCAGGCCATGGCTGGAGTAATACAGATGGGTCGAGAACTGAGACACTAGCAGCTGTGGGTTTGGGCCTCAGATGGCAGTGGTCAGATTTGATGTCAGCTCGTTTGGATTGGGGAATTCCGATCCTCTCTGTTGGTCCAGAAACCAGTGGTTTTGATGATAGCCAGCTCTTCTTTTCGATTGTGGTCAGTCCGTTCTAGGTATCGCGGGTCTAGGTCATTCCATTGCTCTCTGCATTAATGACCGTGCAGGTGGGCAAATTGGGAGTAAAAGACCTTACTAAAAAAATGACGATGCAACTGCCTGCCAATTGGCAACTACCCGATGAAATCAAACGTCGTTTTGGCCAAAAGGGAGCGGGCAAACAACGTGCCATGCTAGCTGATGACCATCTGTTGCTAGTACTCCATAAGTTGCCACAGCCTGGAAGTCGACTACGGCAAGGGATTTTCTTTTGGCGCAACCCCAAAGGGGCTTGGAAATGCAGTGAGGGGGGAGAAGGGTTACCCCGGCTCAAGAAACATCTTAAAGACTACAGCAAAGCCGAACAGCAACTCAGTCAAGCGTATAGTCAAGCGGCCTTAGCTGAAGACTTTTTCCAAATCCTAGAAAACTTGGCACCGATCTGTCGGGCGGCTAAAAATATGATGGATACCCTGCAAGCAGCTCGGGAGGACGTTCCTGAGGATAGAGACATCATTGATCTAAGAGATTGGGCCAATGATTTAGACCGGACTTTGGATTTGCTCTATACCGATGTTAAAAATGCCCTGGAGTTTGACTTAACCCGACGGGCTGAAGAACAAAGTCGCCTCAGCTTGGAGTCAGTTCGTATAGCTCAACGCCTAAATCTTTTAGCTGCTGTGTTTCTACCCCTCACAGCCCTCTGCAGCTTGTTTGGCATGAACTTGCCCAACGGCTTAGAACGTTCGCCTTTAGGCTTCTGGATCATTTTAGGCTTCGGGATTGCCTTAGGGATCGCGACCCAACGGTGGATTCTCCAACCTGCTACTAAAACTTAACCCTTCGGTCTACCTGGATTAACGCCAGGGCTAGTGCCTCACCTTCTTCTCAGCAAAAGTCTAGGCCGATTTAAGCTAAGCTCCCAATCCAGAGTGGTAGAGTTGGTGCGAGTGAAGCTTGAATACACTGAGGGTAAAGCAACATGGTTAATCCTGGGATATTTCTCGCCATCGGTTTAGCGGTTGTCCATGCTTTTTTTTCCAAGCTCACTATCCCCAGCTTTATCCCTCCCCATCGGTGGCTCTCGTTTGCGGGTGGCGTATCCATTGGCTTTGTATTCTTAGAAATTTTCCCGGAATTGAGTCATGCCCAAGAAGAAATAGAACATGCGCAACTGCCAGTCATTGTTTATTTAGAGAATCATGTTTATCTTTTGGCCCTTCTGGGGTTAGCGGTCTTTTATGGATTAGACAGCCTGGTGTTGCAGTCTCGAAAAGCCAATCAGGAAGAGCAGAATGCTGATCGGGCTGGTACCGTTATTTTTTGGATTCACATCGGCGCCTTTGCAGCCCTTAATGTGATTTTGGGCTATTTACTGCAAGATTTAGGGGCCCATAGTCTATATACCTGCATCCTCTTTTTTGCTGCGTTGGCCTTGCACTTTTTTATCATTGATCATCATTTGTATGAGCATCATAAAACCCCCTATAACCAGCGGGGGCGGTGGTTGTTGGTGGCTGCGATTATTTTGGGGATGGTTTTAGGGCAAGCGGCCATGCTAGATAAGGCAGGCGTCTTGATTATTTGGTCATTTTTGGCAGGCAGCATTATTCTCAACGTGCTCAAGCGGGAACTGCCGGATGAGCAGGAGAGCTGTTTTATGTCTTTTATCATGGGGGCTGCTTTGTATACCGGACTGCTGTTAGCGAAATAGACTGTTAGCGAAATAGATTACTTCGGTTGAAACTGCCGCAGTCGGAGGGCATTGGTTACCACCGAAACGGAACTAAAAGCCATTGCTGCCCCGGCAATCATCGGGTTGAGAAGCAGTCCCCACAGAGGGTAGAGAATTCCGGCTGCGACGGGGATGCCGATAATGTTATAGATAAAGGCAAAGAAGAGATTCTGGCGAATATTGCTCATGGTGGCCCGGCTCAGCTGAATGGCCGTGACGATGCCCTGTAGATCCCCTGAAATTAAAGTGATGTCACTGGCGGCAATGGCAACGTCAGTACCTGTGCCAATGGCCATCCCTACGTCAGCCTGAGCTAAGGCGGGGGCATCGTTAATGCCATCCCCCACCATAGCAACGATGTTGCCATTGGCTTGGAGTTGCTGGATGGCGGCGGCTTTTTGGTCAGGGCGGACGTCTGCCTGGACCTGGTCAATATGGGCTTGGGCTGCGATCGCACCTGCAGTACGCTGATTATCCCCCGTTAGCATCACCACCTCTAACCCCATCCGCTTCAGGGTTTGGACCACCTCAATCGAGGTAGGTTTCAAGGCATCCGCAATGCCCATAATGGCTTCGAGTTGATGATCCACTGCCAGCCAAATCACGGTTTTGCTTTGGGTTTCCCATTGGTGAGCATAGGTCTGCAGCCCATCCGTTTCGACTCCCAAAGTCTGAAACCAGCGCTGGGTGCCTATATGAACCTGGTGGGCTTGGACTTGAGCTTGGACGCCTTGACCTGCGATCGCAGTAAAGTTTTGCGTATCACCCAGCGATACGTCCACGCCCTGGGCTTGAGCGTAACGAACCACAGCGTCAGCCAACGGATGCTCGGAGTGGCTTTCAACCATACCCGCTAGCTGCAAGAGATGAAGCTCATTGCCATGACTCGTGCCTTTTACAGTCATAAAGTCCGTCACTGTTGGCTTCCCTTCGGTCAAGGTGCCCGTTTTATCCAGCACAATGGTTTGAATCTGATGGGCCAGCTCCAAACTCTCGGCCCCCTTGATCAAAATGCCATGTTCTGCCCCTTTACCCGTACCCACCATGACCGAAGTAGGCGTGGCTAATCCTAAGGCACATGGGCAAGCAATAATCAGAACACCAACGGCTGTAATTAGGGCTAAGGAAAGGGTTTGGGTGGTGAGTAGCCAGACGATAAAGGTGATGACTGCAATAGTGATCACGGCTGGGACAAACCAGCCCGTGACTTGATCGGCTAAGCGCTGAATCGGCGCTTTCGACCCCTGTGCCTCTTGCACTAATTTGACGATCTGAGCCAAGACCGTCTCTTTGCCAACATGAGTGGCACGGAATTGGAAACTGCCTGTTTTATTGAGCGTTGCCCCAATCACGAGATCGCCGGGTTGCTTCTGGACGGGCTGGCTTTCTCCCGTTACCATTGCTTCATCTACGGTGGATTGACCTTCAATGATTTCACCATCCACGGGGATTTTTTCTCCAGGACGGACGAGGACGGTATCGCCAGGTTGCACAGCTGCGATCGCAATCTCCACGACCTGCCCATCCCGAATCACCCGCGCCGTTTTGGCCTGCAAGCCCATCAACTGACGAATCGCGGTAGAAGTTTGGCCTTTGGCTCGCTCTTCAAACCATCGTCCCAACAGGATTAGGGTAATCACCACAGCAGAGGTTTCGTAGTAAACCCCAAGGCCCTGGTTTGATCCTGCAGGGATAAAGGTCACAACTAAGGAATAGAAAAAAGCAGCACTGGTGCCCAAAGCAATCAACGTATCCATGGTGGCCGTTCGCTGCTTTAGAGCCTTGATTGCTCCACCATAGAAGGAATAGCCACACCAGAACTGAACTGGCACGGTCAGAACAAGCTGCAAGATGGGGTGATGGGACCAGGCTGGAATCCAGGTAATGGGTATACCCGTCATCATCGGCAATGACCCCACCATCAGCAAAACGCTGATCACGCCACCAATCAGTACTTTAAGCTGAAGGTGTTGAGAGGTTGGGGGGGAAGGACGCTGAGATAGGTTATCTGCGAGGGTGTACCAATCCTGATCGTCTAGAATCTCGGCCCTGTATCCAGCAGCGCCGATGGAGGCGGCCACTGCTGCGGGTTGAATTTGATCGGGGTTGAACTGAACCGTTGCTTGCTCAGCCCCAAAATTAACACTGCAATCTTCAATACCATTTAAATTCCTGAGGACTTTCTCGATATTGTTGGCACAAGCGGCACAGCTCATCCCGTCTAGCTTTAGTGTCAAAGTTTGGGTCATGTCAAACTCCTCCCCAAAGCAGGTTGCCATCAGGCTACCCCACCATAGGTAATTGGACTTTTAGCTCTAGCTTATCCTTAGGCCATCAAGATTTGACCCAGCGTCAATTGCAGCTCTGGGAAAGTCAAAGATTGGATCAGATC includes:
- a CDS encoding ferritin-like domain-containing protein; the protein is MARFVGGTVNDQGDLVELGLWEKEERQHSPALQRLYTQLSGLKLMPLPHDPKPYEPTDNLHQDLFEHGLHRVATEYGATCLYVWLMAHSTGPLHQVLAELLIDEINHMTKFWGFGRWAYPHTSMFKILVTLLCPQSRTTKQKPSSFSRTLKRMMQVLHWEAWSLPNKLSLLWTFVYVLWHLWRWSRSLNPDQLNRWFGQSPETPCPSTGI
- a CDS encoding isoprenyl transferase — protein: MNNFDYVTRPTDLDPDCLPQHVAVIMDGNGRWAKRQGFPRIAGHRQGARTLKDLVRCCKDWGIPTLTAYAFSTENWRRPLEEVDFLLVLFERLLRQELAEMDREGVRISFIGDLSPLPSSLRKEIDRAVLATANNRAVHFNVAVNYGSRAELTQACRQIAEQVQLGNIEPGAVDEQLIEQYLYTAGTPDPDLLIRSSGELRLSNYLLWQLAYTEFYFTDVFWPDFDRAVFHEALQHYQMRDRRFGTVKLKQPCAG
- a CDS encoding Na+/H+ antiporter, translating into MLLSNPIVAEMAMEAEDAIANNLKQFLLVLSVSLSVATLPQVFSWFRQIPYTLLLVIVGLCLAFVDVRLVDLSPELILAIFLPPLLFEAAWNLKWSDLKKDLFPICLYAVFGVVITIGGVAFGLNKFAGISLTTALLIGASLSATDPVSVIALFRELGAGKRLKTLMEGESLFNDGMAVVAFSFLVGLPLGVSTFEPSQVLGQLLAVIGIGIGVGSLIGFGISYLTQRFDLPLVEQSLTLVSAYGTYLLTEDLGGSGVIGVVTTGLVLGNFGSRIGMNPRTRLIVTEFWDFLAFFVNSIVFLLIGDQIRFAILGNNLRTIVVTILGMLVTRAISIYVLGLFSNVTAKSEIPIKDQTVLWWGGLRGSVSIALALSVPAVLGEREEIIATVFGVVLFTLLVQGLTTKFLLQGLGLISDQTQQQDYLAATARRAALSRVLDYLEKGDARPGIEPEFYRYQTALVEGQLAKLESELDDMQKKYPELKEFTAEQLKEELLAIEADTYAEFVRAGRLNKELAPFLAEVFIPD
- a CDS encoding GAF domain-containing sensor histidine kinase, with translation MLLPASIEFTNLCRTQVTFLMQSFQASMGAVYLSKDLPAQQQGELIPVVIYPEESGKNLQPAPLRLPASDPEQPRNPNPALTSSQTNILSELDKEEFWSENTLSTSALALSQAQQVVIPLIHEEMVLGLLVAAREHRSWSKVEQSQLQQIADTLALACILDQRSQWLANAQYQQRALQSEQHQTLSNLLHQFRNPLTALKTLGKLLHKRFGEDDNNRKIAASIVEQSDRLEEMLRQFDGAIDIGEAAIEPFETDAWGSTPQPTPPALPPSLPLGEDELHLQPCQFRDILQPLIQSAVGRVEQKDLQLTVRIPSNLPPINADLSALREVCSNLFDNALKYTPAGGEVQVEVCRQVTEGRQPAQFLLVSDSGPGIPQADLTRVFERQYRGVQAQTDIPGTGLGLAIARTLMEQMQGDIQAFSPRIDQPDSLMGATPGSTFMVRLPECDVKILA
- a CDS encoding ShlB/FhaC/HecB family hemolysin secretion/activation protein, with the translated sequence MASEYRFIRLRFHLLRTLLGLWGLYLLPLRVRAQTAPVPPPDFNRIEPEIFPEPTPPSKKKLPPSEDLLNAPPQPTPQPESPDNPNFIPVTRYRVTGNTVLSEEEIETVTKPFTGDAVPFSRLLEARSALTQYYIDQGYITSGAYLPADQVIEDGVVTLQVVEGRLEGIEVSGNKHLKSSYVSKRLNLGAGPPLNVNELLGAMRLLQIDPLIGNLSAELTAGSGPGLSILQVKVEEAPTFDVQFVLDNQRSGSIGSFQRQVVVSEANLFGFGDGVRLGYANTDGSNELDFTYTFPINARNGTISASFSQVWSRVVEEPFDQLDIEGVSRDLSLTYRQPVIQTPQKELALGITLGRQESDTSLLGIPFPLSPGADAEGRTEISQLRLFQEWTQRGNDSVLALRSEFGIGLDAFATINPNPVAPGDPNIPDGLFFLWRGQAQWVKQFAPGNLLLLRSTAQFADRPLVPLQQYGLGGLNSVRGYPQNLLLVDNGLFGSAEYRLPLARFGDNQEGLLQLAPFFDAGHGWSNTDGSRTETLAAVGLGLRWQWSDLMSARLDWGIPILSVGPETSGFDDSQLFFSIVVSPF
- a CDS encoding CorA family divalent cation transporter, giving the protein MLSALMTVQVGKLGVKDLTKKMTMQLPANWQLPDEIKRRFGQKGAGKQRAMLADDHLLLVLHKLPQPGSRLRQGIFFWRNPKGAWKCSEGGEGLPRLKKHLKDYSKAEQQLSQAYSQAALAEDFFQILENLAPICRAAKNMMDTLQAAREDVPEDRDIIDLRDWANDLDRTLDLLYTDVKNALEFDLTRRAEEQSRLSLESVRIAQRLNLLAAVFLPLTALCSLFGMNLPNGLERSPLGFWIILGFGIALGIATQRWILQPATKT
- a CDS encoding heavy metal translocating P-type ATPase, giving the protein MTQTLTLKLDGMSCAACANNIEKVLRNLNGIEDCSVNFGAEQATVQFNPDQIQPAAVAASIGAAGYRAEILDDQDWYTLADNLSQRPSPPTSQHLQLKVLIGGVISVLLMVGSLPMMTGIPITWIPAWSHHPILQLVLTVPVQFWCGYSFYGGAIKALKQRTATMDTLIALGTSAAFFYSLVVTFIPAGSNQGLGVYYETSAVVITLILLGRWFEERAKGQTSTAIRQLMGLQAKTARVIRDGQVVEIAIAAVQPGDTVLVRPGEKIPVDGEIIEGQSTVDEAMVTGESQPVQKQPGDLVIGATLNKTGSFQFRATHVGKETVLAQIVKLVQEAQGSKAPIQRLADQVTGWFVPAVITIAVITFIVWLLTTQTLSLALITAVGVLIIACPCALGLATPTSVMVGTGKGAEHGILIKGAESLELAHQIQTIVLDKTGTLTEGKPTVTDFMTVKGTSHGNELHLLQLAGMVESHSEHPLADAVVRYAQAQGVDVSLGDTQNFTAIAGQGVQAQVQAHQVHIGTQRWFQTLGVETDGLQTYAHQWETQSKTVIWLAVDHQLEAIMGIADALKPTSIEVVQTLKRMGLEVVMLTGDNQRTAGAIAAQAHIDQVQADVRPDQKAAAIQQLQANGNIVAMVGDGINDAPALAQADVGMAIGTGTDVAIAASDITLISGDLQGIVTAIQLSRATMSNIRQNLFFAFIYNIIGIPVAAGILYPLWGLLLNPMIAGAAMAFSSVSVVTNALRLRQFQPK